The Microbacterium sp. LWO12-1.2 genome includes a window with the following:
- a CDS encoding CynX/NimT family MFS transporter has product MSGSLNSSEDRPLWQGRALALIGIVLVAFSLRSAVASLSPVIDHVAVDFPLSPVVVGLIGAAPPVCFAIFGLVTPLFERRFGLERVAVTAIALMALGMLLRGFASDSSTLLAATVVVFAGVGSGNVLLPPLVKKYFPDRLGIMMTVYSTTLAVSTFLPPLVAVPVADSLGWRVSLGMWGVFAAIALVPWLTLLIRERSGGTAAVSTEEYVLDPTDGVHDVQDAVAVATGPISTVPANPRYFGRLWRLPLPWALALVFGTSSTMAYVSFAWMPTMLVDIGGVTPATAGFLLSLFALIGLPSSMLVPILVVRFQATRPLFFVAVGAGLVGLLGMLLAPTVALPLWVSIFGLTAIMFPLSLVLLSIRARTPESAVALSGFVQSIGYALAAIFPLLIGLLHETTDGWQVPLIVVASVLVVSIPAGIVAGRRRTIEDEWELRNGRW; this is encoded by the coding sequence GTGTCTGGGTCGCTGAACTCGTCGGAGGACAGGCCGCTCTGGCAGGGCCGGGCGCTCGCCCTGATCGGAATCGTGCTGGTCGCGTTCTCGCTGCGATCGGCCGTCGCCTCCCTGTCCCCGGTCATCGACCACGTCGCTGTCGACTTTCCGCTCTCCCCCGTGGTCGTCGGTCTGATCGGCGCGGCGCCGCCGGTGTGCTTCGCGATCTTCGGCCTGGTCACTCCGCTGTTCGAGCGGCGGTTCGGGCTGGAGCGGGTCGCGGTCACTGCGATCGCACTGATGGCGCTCGGCATGCTGCTGCGCGGCTTCGCGTCCGACTCTTCGACTCTGCTGGCGGCGACGGTCGTCGTCTTCGCCGGCGTCGGTTCGGGCAACGTGCTGCTCCCGCCTCTCGTGAAGAAGTACTTCCCCGACCGCCTCGGCATCATGATGACGGTCTACTCGACCACCTTGGCCGTCTCCACCTTCCTGCCCCCGCTGGTCGCGGTGCCGGTCGCCGACTCGCTCGGCTGGCGCGTATCCCTGGGCATGTGGGGGGTGTTCGCGGCGATCGCCCTGGTGCCGTGGCTGACGCTGCTGATCCGTGAACGCTCCGGCGGCACGGCAGCGGTGTCGACCGAGGAGTACGTGCTGGATCCGACCGACGGCGTGCACGATGTGCAGGATGCCGTGGCCGTCGCGACCGGTCCGATCTCGACCGTGCCCGCGAACCCGCGCTACTTCGGACGGCTCTGGCGGCTGCCTCTGCCCTGGGCGCTGGCCCTCGTGTTCGGCACCTCGTCGACCATGGCCTACGTCTCGTTCGCCTGGATGCCGACCATGCTCGTCGACATCGGCGGCGTCACCCCGGCGACCGCCGGGTTCCTGCTCTCACTGTTCGCCCTCATCGGCCTGCCGAGCTCGATGCTGGTGCCGATCCTGGTCGTGCGTTTCCAAGCGACGCGTCCGCTGTTCTTCGTCGCCGTCGGCGCAGGCCTCGTCGGACTTCTCGGAATGCTGCTCGCACCGACCGTCGCGCTTCCGCTCTGGGTCAGCATCTTCGGTCTCACCGCGATCATGTTCCCGCTCAGCCTGGTGCTGCTCAGCATCCGTGCCCGCACGCCCGAGAGCGCGGTCGCGCTGAGTGGGTTCGTGCAGAGCATCGGTTACGCGCTCGCCGCCATCTTCCCGCTGCTGATCGGTCTGCTGCATGAGACGACCGACGGGTGGCAGGTGCCGCTCATCGTGGTGGCGTCCGTACTGGTGGTCTCTATCCCCGCCGGCATCGTCGCCGGACGCCGGCGGACCATCGAAGACGAGTGGGAGCTGCGCAACGGTCGGTGGTGA
- a CDS encoding MOSC domain-containing protein: MPRVVALSRYPIKGFTPEPLESLRVQPDGRVAGDRVLAFRFADAAEPENRDGLDYWPKAKGLALQDFPALAAMRTSYDDATARVRIELDGALLVEAGLDARGREQLAHAVTDFVLTTSDARRLQRPGRLPLVLVGDGETSRFQDRPQGYVSVHSRASVEALGEALPLRIDDRRFRSNVVIDGVDAWEELDWTGAVGIGDVTFRAAGPIVRCLATHANPDTGERDAKVLTTLTRAFDQQEPTLGRLLLPGWPPSEDDAGGVIRIGDEVHAG; the protein is encoded by the coding sequence ATGCCTCGTGTCGTCGCTCTCTCCCGCTACCCGATCAAGGGGTTCACGCCCGAGCCGCTCGAATCCCTCCGCGTGCAGCCGGATGGTCGGGTCGCGGGCGATCGGGTCCTCGCGTTCCGCTTCGCGGATGCGGCAGAGCCGGAGAACCGCGACGGCCTTGACTACTGGCCGAAGGCGAAGGGACTCGCGCTCCAGGACTTCCCCGCGCTGGCAGCTATGCGCACGAGCTACGACGATGCGACGGCACGCGTCAGGATCGAGCTCGACGGCGCGCTGCTCGTCGAAGCCGGACTCGACGCCCGCGGTCGCGAGCAGCTGGCTCACGCCGTCACCGACTTCGTGCTCACGACGTCGGATGCTCGTCGGCTCCAACGTCCGGGGCGGCTCCCGCTCGTGCTCGTCGGCGATGGTGAGACCTCACGCTTCCAGGACCGTCCGCAGGGGTATGTCTCCGTGCACAGTCGCGCCAGCGTCGAGGCCCTGGGCGAGGCCCTCCCGCTGCGCATCGACGACCGCCGCTTCCGCTCCAACGTCGTGATCGACGGCGTCGACGCGTGGGAAGAGCTCGACTGGACGGGCGCCGTGGGCATCGGCGATGTGACATTCCGCGCGGCCGGTCCCATCGTCCGCTGCCTCGCGACGCACGCCAACCCCGACACGGGCGAGCGCGACGCGAAGGTGCTCACCACGCTCACCAGGGCTTTCGATCAGCAGGAGCCCACGCTCGGGCGCCTGCTGCTCCCCGGCTGGCCGCCGTCGGAAGACGACGCCGGAGGGGTCATCCGCATCGGCGATGAGGTGCACGCCGGCTGA
- a CDS encoding DUF3073 domain-containing protein: MGRGRQKAKHTKIARELKAYSPSVNYSALERELAHPTDEDAYVDKWADDYADEDEDELEKA, from the coding sequence ATGGGCCGTGGCCGTCAGAAGGCGAAACACACAAAGATCGCCCGCGAACTCAAGGCGTACAGTCCGTCGGTGAACTACTCCGCGCTCGAGCGCGAATTGGCTCACCCGACCGACGAAGACGCCTACGTCGATAAGTGGGCTGATGACTATGCCGACGAAGATGAGGACGAACTAGAGAAGGCCTGA
- a CDS encoding universal stress protein — MTDNTSTPSDEAAQNAALQKAVIVGIQPNQERRVLDEALRFARLLGVPLVVVHVDVTRFVTYEDPDGYVHSAPIDINFDAGAAEFEAVQAAAAEVLGDSGITWTARQLVGDPALAIKQLAHKLDAQLIVVGTRKRGIGESIREFFTGSVAARLTHRQHRSVLVVPLGEPVPDSQKEIWPE; from the coding sequence ATGACCGACAACACCTCCACTCCGTCCGATGAGGCGGCACAGAACGCAGCCTTGCAGAAGGCTGTGATCGTGGGCATACAGCCGAACCAGGAGCGTCGAGTGCTCGATGAGGCTCTTCGCTTCGCACGGTTGCTCGGCGTTCCGCTCGTCGTCGTGCATGTCGACGTCACACGGTTCGTCACCTACGAGGATCCGGATGGCTACGTGCACTCCGCCCCGATCGACATCAATTTCGATGCGGGTGCCGCTGAGTTCGAGGCCGTGCAGGCGGCGGCTGCGGAGGTGCTCGGCGACTCGGGCATCACCTGGACCGCCCGTCAACTCGTCGGCGACCCCGCGCTGGCGATCAAGCAGCTCGCGCACAAACTCGACGCCCAGCTGATCGTGGTGGGGACCCGCAAGCGCGGGATCGGCGAGTCTATCCGGGAGTTCTTCACAGGCTCGGTGGCTGCCCGCCTCACCCATCGCCAGCATCGCTCCGTGCTCGTGGTGCCGCTCGGCGAACCCGTACCGGACTCGCAGAAGGAGATCTGGCCCGAGTAG
- a CDS encoding PadR family transcriptional regulator, with the protein MSPAVFSHGDLRLYLLSLLAESPQHGYGIIQALTDRTGGTYTPSAGTIYPRLAKLEEEGLVTKTVDGRTTIYAITDAGRAELQSREEDLAGIESGLADSVRLIANEVRQSVQDAMKSLRADLAAAEQGERSSAKSRPRAASDDARVASREEMHRADALINAFRAQVRTDLRTHVAKGGTLPSSIVTELEHALDAASRAVTVGLSQL; encoded by the coding sequence ATGAGCCCTGCTGTCTTCTCGCACGGCGACCTGCGCCTGTACCTGCTGTCGCTCCTCGCGGAGTCGCCGCAGCACGGATACGGCATCATCCAGGCGCTCACGGATCGCACCGGCGGCACGTACACGCCGAGCGCCGGCACGATCTACCCGCGGCTCGCGAAGCTCGAGGAGGAAGGCCTGGTGACCAAGACCGTCGACGGCCGCACCACGATCTACGCGATCACCGACGCCGGACGCGCCGAGCTGCAGTCCCGCGAAGAAGACCTCGCCGGTATCGAATCAGGTCTCGCCGATTCGGTGCGACTGATCGCGAACGAAGTGCGCCAGAGCGTGCAAGACGCGATGAAGAGCCTTCGTGCCGACCTCGCCGCCGCCGAGCAGGGCGAGCGCAGCTCCGCGAAGTCCCGGCCCCGCGCCGCCTCCGACGACGCGCGCGTCGCGAGCCGCGAGGAGATGCACCGCGCGGATGCACTCATCAACGCCTTCCGCGCCCAGGTGCGCACCGACCTGCGCACGCACGTGGCGAAGGGCGGCACCCTGCCGTCATCCATCGTCACCGAACTCGAGCACGCGCTCGACGCGGCGTCCCGTGCCGTGACAGTCGGCCTGTCTCAGCTCTGA
- a CDS encoding DUF4097 family beta strand repeat-containing protein: MTEKWLIAPGEERVIDIESVTRLKVGLVGGQVDIIAHDEPGIRIEVHGVTTKDLRVESHDGEVEIDHPQLGWDNFLEVFRNFGSGGPRAEVSVAVPRAIALNLGVVSAGALVSGIRNDARLNTVSGDIIVDTLIGDLTVNSVSGDVQVRGLTGSISANSVSGDVAVTGAIRKATVDIVSGATLVDAAGDVNTINVNSVSGGTTVRLDESLAANYVIRSLSGRLLIDGVERSSSGPSNYTGSTGELAGRFVDLRANSVSGGVTVLRRTPATITEDAEWES, encoded by the coding sequence ATGACCGAGAAGTGGCTCATCGCCCCCGGCGAGGAACGCGTGATCGACATCGAATCCGTCACCCGACTCAAGGTGGGTCTGGTCGGCGGTCAGGTCGACATCATCGCCCACGACGAGCCGGGCATCCGCATCGAGGTGCACGGCGTCACCACGAAGGACCTCCGCGTGGAATCCCACGACGGCGAGGTCGAGATCGACCACCCGCAGCTGGGCTGGGACAACTTCCTCGAGGTGTTCCGCAACTTCGGCTCCGGCGGACCCCGCGCCGAGGTGAGCGTCGCCGTCCCGCGCGCGATCGCTCTGAACCTGGGAGTCGTCAGCGCCGGCGCGCTGGTCTCCGGCATCCGCAACGACGCCCGTCTCAACACCGTGTCGGGCGACATCATCGTCGACACCCTGATCGGCGACCTCACCGTCAACTCCGTCTCGGGCGACGTGCAGGTGCGTGGCCTGACGGGCTCGATCAGCGCGAACAGCGTCTCCGGTGACGTCGCAGTGACCGGAGCGATCCGCAAGGCGACGGTCGACATCGTCTCGGGCGCCACTCTGGTGGACGCCGCGGGCGACGTGAACACCATCAACGTCAACTCGGTCTCCGGTGGCACCACGGTCCGCCTCGATGAGTCGCTCGCGGCGAACTACGTCATCCGCTCGCTCAGCGGCCGGCTCCTGATCGACGGCGTCGAGCGCAGTTCCTCCGGCCCGAGCAACTACACCGGCTCCACAGGCGAGCTCGCCGGGCGCTTCGTCGACCTGCGTGCGAACTCCGTCTCGGGCGGCGTCACCGTGCTGCGCCGCACCCCCGCCACGATCACCGAAGACGCGGAGTGGGAATCATGA
- a CDS encoding ABC transporter ATP-binding protein: MLLDVSAVSFAYTRRAPALRDVSLVVERGERVGLVGPNGSGKSTLIRLIADLLQLGHGSIRIDGRSHQDRASRESLAYVASNDYLPQFLTGREYVDLMHRLYRVRPDDARLDDLFARYQMEARQFDLIEDYSHGMRKKVQIISSLLLERPLTIIDETLNGVDVDSLYEFENDAHLIGSDRGLLLCSHDFRLLEAVCDRIIVLCRGAIAFDLPLRQVQGEFGSVDALVKQAIGASHPRTSP, encoded by the coding sequence ATGCTGCTCGACGTCTCAGCCGTGTCATTCGCCTACACGAGGCGCGCGCCGGCACTCCGCGACGTGTCGCTCGTCGTCGAGCGCGGGGAACGGGTGGGCCTCGTCGGCCCGAACGGCTCCGGTAAATCCACGCTGATCCGCCTCATCGCCGACCTCCTGCAGCTCGGCCACGGCAGCATCCGCATCGATGGCAGATCGCACCAGGACCGAGCCTCGCGCGAGAGCCTGGCCTACGTCGCGAGCAACGACTACCTGCCGCAGTTCCTCACCGGGCGCGAGTACGTGGATCTGATGCATCGCCTGTACCGGGTGCGGCCGGATGACGCGCGGCTGGATGACCTGTTCGCCCGGTACCAGATGGAAGCGCGTCAGTTCGATCTCATCGAGGACTACTCGCACGGCATGCGCAAGAAGGTCCAGATCATCTCGAGCCTGCTGCTCGAGCGCCCGCTCACGATCATCGACGAAACCCTGAACGGGGTCGACGTCGACTCCCTGTACGAGTTCGAGAACGATGCCCACCTCATCGGGAGCGACCGCGGCCTGCTGCTGTGCAGTCACGACTTCCGCCTGCTCGAGGCGGTGTGCGATCGCATCATCGTGCTGTGTCGCGGAGCGATCGCATTCGATCTCCCGCTGCGACAGGTGCAGGGCGAGTTCGGATCGGTCGACGCGCTCGTCAAGCAGGCGATCGGCGCCTCGCACCCGAGAACGTCGCCGTGA
- a CDS encoding MerR family transcriptional regulator, translated as MDGTDWSIQEIARLAGTTSRTLRHYDEIGLLPPTRIAYNGYRHYDAQALVRLQRILLLRELGLGLPQIADILGPSTGSGTQGTTGSGTQGATGSGTQGTTGSAALVAEASALETHLALLREEQSRLMRQIASVESTITALRGGEELMAENMFDGFDHTRYKEEVEERWGKKAYADSDRWWRGMTDAERVDWQQRVSDLGRDWIAAAEGGVDPASAEAQDIARRHVEWLTGIPGTPASAPSGDVKGYVTGLGEMYVADPRFGANYATSDGGTRGAEFVRDALRIFADRNL; from the coding sequence ATGGACGGTACGGACTGGTCCATCCAGGAGATCGCACGGCTCGCCGGCACCACCAGCCGCACGCTGCGTCACTACGACGAGATCGGGCTGCTGCCGCCGACACGCATCGCGTACAACGGCTATCGGCACTACGACGCGCAGGCTCTGGTGCGCCTGCAGCGCATCCTGCTGCTGCGCGAGCTCGGGCTGGGACTGCCGCAGATCGCCGACATCCTCGGCCCTTCGACAGGCTCAGGGACCCAGGGGACGACGGGCTCAGGGACCCAGGGGGCGACAGGCTCAGGGACCCAGGGGACGACAGGCTCAGCGGCCCTGGTGGCCGAAGCATCCGCGCTCGAGACCCATCTCGCGCTGCTGCGCGAGGAGCAGAGCCGACTGATGCGTCAGATCGCCTCGGTCGAATCCACCATCACGGCATTGAGAGGAGGTGAAGAACTCATGGCAGAGAACATGTTCGACGGCTTCGACCACACCCGGTACAAGGAGGAGGTCGAGGAACGTTGGGGCAAGAAGGCCTACGCCGACAGCGACCGCTGGTGGCGCGGCATGACCGACGCAGAGCGTGTCGACTGGCAGCAGCGCGTGTCCGACCTCGGACGGGACTGGATCGCCGCCGCAGAGGGCGGAGTCGACCCGGCGTCCGCCGAGGCGCAGGACATCGCGCGTCGTCACGTCGAGTGGCTCACGGGCATCCCCGGCACCCCGGCGAGCGCCCCCTCCGGCGACGTGAAGGGGTACGTGACCGGACTCGGCGAGATGTATGTCGCCGACCCGCGTTTCGGCGCCAACTACGCCACCTCCGACGGTGGCACCCGCGGTGCGGAGTTCGTCCGCGACGCGCTCCGCATCTTCGCGGACCGCAACCTGTAG
- a CDS encoding nitroreductase family protein codes for MELLDAIRRRKTTNGPFLPDPVSEEHQRILLEAAGRAPSQLNSQPWRFVVIESRDTIDQIARISGESMTEAMSNGTFFERYKPYFRFSQAEMDEKRNGMLFDKLPAALRPFTSQVFTKRGQTLMNTFGVPKTLGAENRKLVAGSPLLLGVMLDRNEYRPGQLSSFYSVFSMGAAMENIWLTTVELGMGIQFISFPMEVPGRWDEIVRLLHVPDDLELMAVYRLGYLPPEQRRPAIDWSSSQRRLASQYVFRESCETPQQGWDAPPE; via the coding sequence ATGGAACTGCTCGATGCCATCCGCCGCCGCAAGACCACGAACGGCCCCTTCCTGCCCGACCCCGTCTCGGAGGAGCACCAGCGGATACTCCTGGAGGCGGCGGGGCGAGCGCCGTCGCAGCTGAACAGCCAGCCCTGGCGCTTCGTCGTGATCGAGAGCCGCGACACGATCGACCAGATCGCGCGCATCTCGGGCGAGAGCATGACGGAGGCGATGTCGAACGGCACGTTCTTCGAGCGTTACAAGCCGTATTTCCGGTTCAGCCAGGCCGAGATGGACGAGAAGCGCAATGGGATGCTGTTCGACAAGCTCCCCGCGGCGCTGCGGCCCTTCACGAGTCAGGTCTTCACCAAGCGCGGTCAGACCCTCATGAACACCTTCGGGGTGCCCAAGACGCTCGGTGCGGAGAATCGCAAGCTGGTGGCGGGGTCGCCGCTGCTGCTGGGGGTGATGCTCGACCGCAACGAGTACCGGCCGGGGCAGCTGTCGTCGTTCTACTCGGTGTTCAGCATGGGCGCGGCCATGGAGAACATCTGGCTCACCACGGTCGAGCTCGGCATGGGCATCCAGTTCATCTCGTTCCCGATGGAGGTGCCGGGCCGGTGGGACGAGATCGTGCGCCTGCTCCACGTGCCGGACGACCTGGAGCTGATGGCGGTCTACCGTCTCGGCTATCTGCCGCCCGAGCAGCGCCGTCCGGCGATCGACTGGTCGAGCAGCCAGCGTCGCCTCGCCTCGCAGTACGTGTTCCGGGAGAGCTGCGAGACCCCGCAGCAGGGGTGGGATGCTCCGCCGGAGTGA
- a CDS encoding FAD-dependent oxidoreductase, which yields MNPLWKTGAPLPLGSDFSPGSRHDVVIVGAGITGLTTAVLLARAGRDIAVVDAGGVAELATGGNTGKLSLLQGHQLAEIRRHHPAALVRAYVEANRAGMDWLTAFADAAGVSYTRRTDHSYAQGRGGLELLQAQHDAAREAGLPTRMMAPEELPTVPFPISGAVALDDQVAIDPVQIARALAEELLAAGGTLHTGVRVTGAHALPDTRIETAGGPLFAHHIVIATGSPILDRGLYFAKIRGLRSYCVSFRVPGELPEGTFLSVDGPTRSIRSVSAADGPVGTAQLVVGGNGHPVGRSDGEKAAVEDIVSWTQAHFPGAEETHRWSAQDYESHNLIPFVGAMPRGLGRIRFATGYAKWGLSNAPAAAMRLTAEILGTSWNDRPRWMNTFATRLTMAADLVRGATEGGKVAVALASGWSEAESRSVPIPQPEEGEGVVANRAGLPVAISTVDGVTRAVDAVCPHLGGVLEWNDAECTWDCPLHASRFSPDGTRIEGPALRDLKELPRTGRR from the coding sequence ATGAACCCTCTCTGGAAGACCGGCGCGCCCCTCCCCCTCGGCTCGGACTTCTCGCCGGGCTCCCGGCACGACGTCGTGATCGTCGGTGCGGGGATCACCGGACTGACGACGGCGGTGCTGCTCGCGCGGGCAGGACGCGACATCGCCGTGGTCGATGCCGGGGGCGTCGCGGAACTCGCCACCGGCGGGAACACCGGCAAGCTCTCACTGCTGCAGGGCCACCAGCTCGCCGAGATCCGCCGCCATCACCCCGCGGCGCTGGTGCGGGCGTACGTCGAGGCCAATCGGGCGGGGATGGACTGGCTGACGGCCTTCGCGGATGCGGCCGGTGTCTCGTACACGCGCCGCACCGACCACTCCTATGCGCAGGGGCGCGGCGGACTCGAGCTGCTGCAGGCGCAGCACGATGCCGCGCGGGAGGCAGGGCTGCCGACGCGGATGATGGCGCCGGAGGAACTGCCGACCGTACCCTTCCCGATCTCCGGCGCAGTCGCCCTCGACGACCAGGTCGCGATCGACCCCGTGCAGATCGCGCGGGCATTGGCGGAGGAACTGCTCGCGGCGGGAGGGACGCTGCACACCGGGGTACGGGTCACCGGCGCCCACGCGTTGCCAGACACCCGCATCGAGACGGCGGGCGGGCCGCTGTTCGCTCATCACATCGTGATCGCGACGGGAAGCCCGATCCTCGACCGCGGGCTCTACTTCGCCAAGATCCGCGGGCTGCGCTCCTACTGCGTATCGTTCCGCGTTCCGGGTGAGCTTCCGGAGGGAACCTTCCTCTCCGTCGACGGTCCGACCAGATCGATCCGTTCGGTGTCAGCCGCCGACGGTCCGGTCGGCACGGCGCAGCTGGTGGTCGGAGGGAACGGTCATCCGGTCGGCCGCTCGGACGGCGAGAAGGCCGCAGTCGAGGACATCGTGTCCTGGACGCAGGCGCATTTCCCCGGCGCCGAGGAGACGCATCGGTGGTCGGCGCAGGACTACGAGTCGCACAACCTCATCCCCTTCGTCGGCGCGATGCCCCGCGGCCTCGGGCGCATCCGCTTCGCCACCGGGTACGCGAAGTGGGGCCTGTCGAACGCGCCGGCCGCGGCGATGCGCCTGACCGCCGAGATCCTCGGAACCAGTTGGAACGATCGACCGCGATGGATGAACACGTTCGCCACCCGCCTGACCATGGCCGCCGACCTCGTGCGCGGTGCGACGGAGGGCGGCAAGGTCGCTGTCGCGCTCGCGTCAGGGTGGTCGGAGGCCGAGTCCCGATCCGTGCCGATCCCTCAGCCCGAGGAGGGCGAAGGCGTCGTGGCCAACCGTGCGGGCCTTCCGGTCGCGATCTCCACGGTCGACGGCGTCACGCGTGCGGTCGACGCCGTCTGCCCGCACCTCGGCGGCGTGCTGGAGTGGAACGACGCCGAATGCACGTGGGACTGCCCGCTGCACGCCTCACGCTTCTCCCCCGACGGCACGCGCATCGAAGGTCCGGCGCTGCGCGACCTGAAGGAGCTGCCCCGCACGGGTCGCCGCTGA
- a CDS encoding fluoride efflux transporter FluC, whose amino-acid sequence MNLRRVLLVALGGTVGTAARLGLGLLVPENGGFPTAVLIANVLGALLIGVLAGRLPASHELRLLIGTGVLGGFTTYSAFMTGTFALWAEMPIVAVAYALGSLMLGLGAAALGLRLGRPRHAEAAS is encoded by the coding sequence GTGAACCTCCGCCGCGTGCTCCTGGTCGCCCTCGGCGGCACCGTCGGCACGGCAGCCCGGCTCGGGCTCGGACTCCTGGTCCCCGAGAACGGCGGATTCCCCACCGCGGTGCTGATCGCGAACGTCCTGGGCGCACTGCTGATCGGCGTGCTCGCCGGGCGCCTGCCCGCGTCGCACGAACTGCGCCTGCTCATCGGCACCGGCGTCCTCGGCGGCTTCACCACCTACAGCGCCTTCATGACGGGCACCTTCGCGCTGTGGGCGGAGATGCCGATCGTGGCCGTCGCCTACGCGCTGGGCTCGCTCATGCTCGGTCTCGGCGCCGCCGCTCTGGGCCTGCGCCTCGGGCGCCCCCGGCACGCAGAGGCAGCGTCATGA
- a CDS encoding fluoride efflux transporter FluC — translation MNPLLFLAAALAGGVGAVLRYLADLGVARFAGRRFPWGIFLVNISGSFALGLVATALPDAAFVLGAGLLGGYTTFSTAMLDTVALWRDGEGRSAAVNAIGMLALGLIAAGLGIALGTVLR, via the coding sequence ATGAACCCCCTGCTGTTCCTTGCCGCCGCGCTCGCCGGAGGGGTGGGTGCGGTTCTGCGCTACCTGGCCGACCTCGGCGTCGCGCGGTTCGCCGGGCGACGGTTTCCCTGGGGCATCTTCCTGGTGAACATCTCCGGCTCGTTCGCGCTCGGGCTCGTGGCCACCGCACTCCCCGACGCGGCGTTCGTGCTCGGCGCCGGGCTCCTCGGCGGCTACACCACATTCAGCACCGCGATGCTCGACACCGTCGCACTCTGGCGAGACGGGGAGGGGCGGTCGGCCGCCGTCAACGCGATCGGGATGCTCGCGCTCGGCCTGATCGCGGCGGGCCTGGGGATCGCCCTCGGGACAGTGCTGCGCTGA
- a CDS encoding TetR/AcrR family transcriptional regulator, translated as MGEVARRRRDPEARRREIAQAAAELIVEVGTDALTHRLVAARAGVPLGATTQYFDTLDDLRTAAFGMLADEVDGRLEGVRAVLAAQGVSPAVLATLIAEGLDDARAVQADRAVVTAAVHDPRLRELARHLSEQLTGMLEPAYGAERAMAATIFIDGVMWSAQIRDAPLDRPFIETALQRILGEPASVRPAAQPAP; from the coding sequence ATGGGGGAAGTCGCGCGTCGCCGTCGCGACCCTGAGGCGCGCCGCCGGGAGATCGCGCAGGCCGCAGCCGAACTCATCGTCGAAGTCGGCACCGACGCGCTCACGCACCGTCTGGTCGCCGCCAGAGCCGGAGTCCCGCTCGGTGCCACCACCCAGTACTTCGACACGCTCGACGACCTCCGCACCGCCGCGTTCGGCATGCTCGCCGACGAGGTCGACGGACGGCTCGAGGGCGTCCGCGCCGTGCTCGCCGCGCAGGGAGTGAGCCCCGCCGTGCTCGCCACGCTCATCGCGGAGGGCCTCGACGATGCGCGCGCCGTCCAGGCCGATCGCGCCGTCGTCACCGCCGCCGTCCACGATCCCCGGCTTCGCGAACTCGCGCGCCACCTCTCCGAGCAGCTCACCGGCATGCTGGAGCCGGCTTACGGCGCCGAGCGCGCGATGGCCGCCACGATCTTCATCGACGGGGTGATGTGGAGCGCGCAGATCCGTGACGCCCCGCTCGACCGTCCCTTCATCGAGACCGCACTGCAGCGCATCCTCGGCGAACCCGCATCCGTCCGACCTGCCGCGCAGCCCGCACCCTGA